In Tachysurus vachellii isolate PV-2020 chromosome 1, HZAU_Pvac_v1, whole genome shotgun sequence, a genomic segment contains:
- the LOC132843334 gene encoding uncharacterized protein LOC132843334, giving the protein MAQSKESKMRLILEPKVFTVVKNYNEEYTGDVQNGDIFIVQHHKWSIDAGVYCAEDTRIIRLKKKFFISTEVQKVNVHTFTRGNRFAVYRKKGGIPHSFRENVNEAMSRGPEYSLSRYNCIEFVMDLLEVDLKPTVQDCINIGLGTKPRGFKVVKKFSDSYPGNAKLGDLFIVESAMSEIGYHHAGVCCCESGQEIIHFTPLYPGSFGISAAVSSLSTSCQGLVSKVNVKGFTHSKFAVYRKKTGISDSFQRRVTEAMIQSPKYQLLHYNCIHFALELFYGDLEARNFSSLNVFM; this is encoded by the exons ATG gcACAATCAAAGGAGAGTAAGATGAGACTCATTTTGGAACCCAAGGTCTTCACAGTTGTGAAAAATTACAACGAGGAATACACTGGAGATGTGCAAAATGGAGACATCTTCATTGTGCAACATCATAAATGGAGCATCGATGCTGGAGTTTACTGTGCCGAAGACACACGGATCATTCGGCTGAAAA aaaaGTTTTTCATCAGCACAGAGGTACAGAAGGTGAATGTGCACACCTTCACCAGAGGGAACAGATTTGCAGTTTATAGGAAGAAAGGAGGGATCCCTCATTCATTCAGAGAAAATGTTAATGAAGCAATGAGCAGAGGTCCAGAGTACAGTTTAAGCAGATACAACTGTATTGAGTTTGTCATGGATCTTCTTGAAGTTGATCTAAAG ccgACTGTACAGGACTGCATAAATATTGGACTCGGCACTAAACCAAGGGGCTTCAAAGTTGTCAAAAAATTCTCTGACAGTTATCCTGGAAATGCAAAGTTAGGGGATCTGTTTATCGTGGAAAGTGCAATGAGTGAAATAGGATATCACCATGCTGGAGTGTGTTGCTGTGAAAGTGGACAGGAGATTATTCACTTCACAC CCTTGTATCCTGGGTCCTTTGGGATCAGTGCTGCAGTCTCTTCCTTATCCACTTCCTGTCAAGGTCTCGTCAGCAAAGTGAACGTTAAAGGCTTCACACACAGCAAATTTGCCGTTTATAGGAAGAAGACAGGAATCTCTGACTCATTCCAGAGAAGAGTCACAGAAGCAATGATCCAAAGCCCAAAATATCAACTGTTACATTATAACTGCATTCACTTTGCCCTGGAGCTTTTTTATGGAGATCTGGAGGCAAGAAATTTCAGTTCTCTTAATGTGTTCATGTGA
- the rhbdl2 gene encoding rhomboid-related protein 2: MASMDVEASEAFPVERDDVEEQEESRELGCHDRFHVSVSRWMLPEDLRETYLERANCCPPPIFIILISIGELAVFIYYAVWKPQKQWITLDDGIWRSPLIYKPDEREEAWRFLSYMFLHAGVQHILGNLILQLLLGIPLELVHKGFEVGMVYLGGVLAGSLASSIFDPYSALVGASGGVYALIGGYFMNAVVNFREMIPLLGAFRILVIVLIVGTDVGFALYRRFLSDAAGLKVSFVAHIGGGIAGMTIGYVFFSNYNQKLLRDPRFWFCIVGYTIFLLFAVFFNIFLSPAPR, from the exons ATGGCAAGCATGGATGTGGAGGCGAGTGAAGCGTTTCCTGTAGAGAGAgacgatgtggaggagcaggaggagagCAGGGAGCTGGGATGCCATGATAGGTTCCACGTGTCCGTGTCCAGGTGGATGCTGCCGGAGGACCTGCGAGAGACGTATTTGGAGAGAGCAAACTGCTGCCCGCCGCctatcttcatcatcctcatcagcaTTGGAGAG TTGgcggtttttatttattacgcCGTGTGGAAGCCACAGAAGCAGTGGATAACTCTGGATGACGGAATCTGGAGGAGTCCGTTAATTTATAAACCTGACGAGCGAGAGGAGGCATGGCGTTTCCTCTCCTACATGTTCCTACATGCGGG AGTTCAGCACATCCTTGGAAACCTGATTCTCCAGCTGCTCCTCGGGATCCCATTAGAACTGGTTCATAAAGGGTTTGAGGTGGGGATGGTGTACCTCGGCGGTGTCCTCGCAG gatCATTAGCAAGCTCTATCTTTGACCCCTACAGCGCCCTTGTTGGAGCTTCAGGAGGAGTTTACGCCCTGATCGGAGGTTACTTCATGAACGCTGTAGTG AACTTTAGAGAGATGATTCCTCTGCTTGGAGCTTTCCGCATCCTTGTCATTGTTCTCATCG tgGGCACAGACGTGGGCTTCGCTCTTTACAGACGCTTCTTGAGTGACGCTGCAGGATTAAAG GTGTCATTTGTGGCTCATATTGGTGGAGGAATCGCAGGAATGACCATAGGCTACGTGTTCTTCAGTAACTACAACCAGAAACTCCTGCGAGATCCTCGCTTCTGGTTCTGCATCGTGGGCTACACCATCTTCCTGCTCTTCGCCGTCTTCTTCAACATCTTCCTGTCTCCGGCTCCTCGCTGA